In the Theobroma cacao cultivar B97-61/B2 chromosome 1, Criollo_cocoa_genome_V2, whole genome shotgun sequence genome, one interval contains:
- the LOC18613467 gene encoding protease Do-like 2, chloroplastic: MAIAVAHCCFSVLSTTVKFRYSVSYHRRLATSTSTSQASLDALSPKATNDKKRALKSCSSTSPRKFNVKKDPVSQKKLPGRSKDEKSSLYADGISGRGDMGRPQSTGFKSFGTQRKDREEFQLDLREQQVEPGNLQDATFLNAVVKVYCTHTAPDYSLPWQKQRQFTSTGSAFMIGDGKLLTNAHCVEHDTQVKVKRRGDDTKYVAKVLARGVDCDIALLSVESKEFWRGAEPLRLGHLPGLQDAVTVVGYPLGGDTISVTKGVVSRIEVTSYAHGSSDLLGIQIDAAINPGNSGGPAFNEQGECIGVAFQVYRSEEAENIGYVIPTTVVSHFLSDYERNGKYTGFPCLGVLLQKLENPALRACLHVQSNEGVLVRRVEPTSDANNVLKEGDVIVSFDDVHVGSEGTVPFRSNERIAFRYLISQKFAGDVAELGIVRAGRFMKVQVVLNRRVHLVPYHIDGGQPSYLIIAGLVFTPLSEPLIEEECEDSIGLKLLAKARYSLARFKGEQIVILSQVLANEVNIGYEDMGNQQVLKFNGIRIKNIHHLAHLVACCKDKYLVFEFEDNYLAVLEREAAMAASSRILKDYGIPSEKSDDLLEPYVDSLGDNQAIEQDYGDSPVSNLEIGFEGLLWA; this comes from the exons ATGGCAATAGCAGTCGCCCACTGCTGCTTCTCCGTACTCAGCACCACCGTTAAATTCCGTTACTCCGTTTCTTACCATCGGCGTCTAGCCACTTCCACCTCCACTTCACAGGCGTCCCTCGACGCGCTCTCTCCTAAAGCCACCAATGACAAGAAAAGAGCTCTGAAGAGTTGCTCGTCGACATCTCCCCGTAAGTTCAACGTTAAG AAAGATCCTGTTTCCCAGAAGAAACTTCCAGGAAGATCAAAAGATGAAAAGTCCAGTTTATATGCTGATGGAATTAGTGGTAGAGGGGACATGGGGCGTCCTCAATCAACAGGTTTTAAATCATTCGGTACGCAAAGAAAAGACAGGGAGGAGTTTCAGCTTGACTTGAGGGAGCAACAG GTTGAACCAGGGAATCTTCAGGATGCAACCTTTCTCAATGCTGTTGTGAAG GTTTACTGCACCCATACTGCACCTGATTATTCCCTTCCTTGGCAAAAGCAAAGACAATTTACAAGCACTGGAAG TGCTTTCATGATTGGGGATGGGAAACTTTTAACAAATGCACATTGCGTGGAACATGATACACAG GTTAAAGTAAAAAGAAGGGGAGATGACACCAAATATGTTGCTAAG GTTTTAGCCAGAGGTGTTGATTGTGATATAGCTTTGCTTTCAGTCGAGAGTAAGGAATTTTGGAGAGGAGCTGAGCCACTCCGCTTGGGACACTTGCCGGGTCTTCAG GATGCAGTAACTGTTGTGGGATATCCCCTAGGAGGAGACACTATTTCAGTGACAAAGGGAGTAGTATCCCGTATAGAG GTCACATCATATGCCCATGGCTCATCTGATTTGTTGGGCATTCAAATTGACGCGGCAATAAATCCTG GTAATAGTGGTGGTCCTGCATTCAACGAGCAGGGAGAGTGCATTGGGGTTGCATTTCAG GTTTACAGATCTGAAGAGGCTGAAAATATTGGTTATGTGATACCAACTACGGTTGTATCCCATTTTCTAAGTGACTATGAGAGGAATGGGAAGTACACAG GTTTCCCTTGCCTTGGTGTATTGCTGCAGAAGTTGGAGAATCCAGCACTTCGTGCATGCTTACACGTACAGTCTAATGAG GGTGTACTTGTTCGAAGAGTTGAACCTACTTCAGATGCAAATAATGTTTTAAAGGAG GGGGACGTGATTGTGAGTTTTGATGATGTTCATGTGGGTTCTGAAGGAACAGTGCCGTTCAGATCAAATGAGCGCATTGCATTTCGCTACCTCATTAGTCAAAA ATTTGCAGGTGATGTAGCAGAGCTTGGTATTGTTAGAGCAGGCAGATTCATGAAAGTTCAAGTAGTTTTAAATCGAAGAGTACATTTG GTTCCTTATCATATTGATGGAGGTCAACcttcatatttaattattgcgGGTTTGGTGTTCACCCCACTTTCAGAACCATTGATAGA GGAGGAGTGCGAAGACTCTATAGGG TTGAAACTGCTAGCGAAGGCACGGTACTCTTTGGCAAGGTTCAAAGGAGAACAGATCGTGATACTATCACAG GTTTTGGCAAACGAAGTGAACATCGGATATGAGGACATGGGCAACCAGCAG GTTTTGAAGTTCAATGGAATTCGAATAAAAAACATTCATCACCTAGCACACCTTGTGGCTT GTTGTAAAGACAAGTATCTAGTGTTTGAATTTGAAGACAATTACCTAGCTGTTTTGGAGAGGGAAGCAGCTATGGCTGCTTCTTCCCGAATACTCAAAGATTATGGAATTCCGTCCGAAAAATCTGATGATCTTTTAGAACCGTATGTTGATTCACTTGGAGACAACCAGGCCATAGAGCAGGACTATGGCGATAGTCCAGTTTCAAATTTGGAGATTGGCTTTGAAGGACTCCTTTGGGCATAA
- the LOC18613468 gene encoding probable indole-3-pyruvate monooxygenase YUCCA10 → MMQEETVIIVGAGPSGLATAACLNFHSIPCIILEREDCFASLWKKYAYDRLHLHLDKQFCVLPHMPFPDSYPSYISKEQFVSYLDNYVSHFKISPLYRRCVELAKFDEASKNWIVKARNLGSGEVEEFKGRFLAVASGETSNPYTPEIEGLNTFPGDVLHSTQFRDGKAFSDQNVLVVGSGNSGMEIALDLANHGAKTSIVARSPVHILSKEMVYLGLILLKYIPHNMVDSLMVMLSKLAYGDLTKYGITRPKEGPFFMKVAYGKYPVFDVGTYNKIKSGEIQVLPAISSIRGSEVVFGHGVTHPFDTIIFCTGFKRSTNVWLKGDEYLLNDDGLPKPSFPNHWKGKNGLYCVGLSRRGLYGASADAQNIANDIKSLL, encoded by the exons ATGATGCAAGAGGAAACGGTCATCATCGTCGGAGCCGGCCCCTCGGGCCTGGCCACAGCGGCTTGCCTTAATTTCCACTCGATCCCTTGCATAATCCTTGAAAGAGAAGATTGTTTTGCTTCGCTTTGGAAGAAATATGCCTATGATCGTCTCCATCTTCACTTAGATAAGCAATTCTGCGTGCTTCCTCACATGCCATTTCCTGACTCTTATCCGAGCTATATCTCAAAAGAACAATTCGTAAGCTACTTGGATAATTACGTTTCTCATTTTAAGATCAGTCCTTTGTACCGGAGATGTGTCGAGTTGGCCAAGTTCGATGAGGCAAGCAAGAACTGGATTGTCAAGGCCAGGAACTTGGGTTCTGGAGAGGTTGAGGAGTTCAAGGGGAGGTTTTTGGCGGTGGCTAGTGGAGAAACAAGCAACCCTTATACACCAGAGATTGAAGGATTGAATACTTTCCCTGGAGATGTTCTCCATTCAACCCAGTTCAGAGACGGCAAGGCATTTAGTGACCAGAACGTTTTGGTTGTTGGGTCTGGCAATTCTGGCATGGAGATCGCTCTGGACCTGGCAAATCACGGTGCCAAAACATCCATAGTTGCTCGCAGTCCG GTTCACATTCTTTCAAAGGAGATGGTGTACTTGGGGTTAATTCTATTGAAGTATATTCCACACAACATGGTGGACTCGTTGATGGTCATGCTTAGCAAGCTTGCTTACGGGGATTTGACCAAGTACGGGATCACCAGGCCAAAGGAGGGtccatttttcatgaaagTTGCCTATGGCAAATACCCTGTTTTTGATGTAGGAACCTATAACAAGATCAAGTCCGGGGAGATTCAG GTGTTGCCAGCTATATCGAGTATACGAGGCAGTGAGGTGGTGTTCGGACACGGTGTAACTCATCCCTTCGACACAATTATTTTCTGCACTGGCTTCAAGAGGTCCACAAATGTCTGGCTCAAG GGAGATGAATACCTGCTGAACGATGATGGACTTCCCAAACCGAGTTTCCCAAACCATTGGAAGGGAAAGAATGGTTTGTACTGCGTTGGATTGTCAAGAAGAGGATTGTATGGTGCGAGTGCTGATGCTCAGAACATAGCCAATGATATCAAGTCACTTCTGTAA